The window TTTGAAACATCTCCCGGAGAGAGAGTAAACGTTATCTCCTTGTCTCTGATTCGGGTCCGCTCCAGGAGAGAAGATGCCATATCGAGAAAGATAGACCCCTCGACGAGTGATCTGAATGCGGGATGAAATGGCCCCGCTACAATACTGCCGTCCTCTTCCATCTCTCGCGTCGTCTGAAGACCGAGCCTTATGACGGTAATATCAGCTTCTTCAAATTTCATAAGGGCGTATTTGCAATATTCGATCGCATCGCCGATGGTCATCGGACGGTAGTCTCCATTGCGGTAAGACTCTGCCAGAGCAGTATCACTGAAGACGATGGTCGGATGGATTCTCACCGTATCGGGATGGAGAGCTATGGTTTCATCAACTGTGTATTTGAATCTGCTTTCGGTGTCTCCGGGGAGTCCCACCATGAGATGCATGCCCGTCTCGACCCCCCTTTCTTTGAGAATCCTTATTCCGTTTTTCACATCTGCGGCTGAGTGTCCTCTGTTGGAAAGATTCAAAACCTCATCAACCATTGATTGAGCGCCGATCTCTACAGTCCTGACATGAAA is drawn from Syntrophales bacterium and contains these coding sequences:
- a CDS encoding radical SAM protein produces the protein MTQLIIPIFVIYRGCPNRCVFCNEKITAGDFPDRITENTFRETVYRYLNNKRRKADNIQIAFYGGNFTGIDRAYQTELLGFAQHFIEKGLVNSVRISTRPDHIDNESLSLLEKFHVRTVEIGAQSMVDEVLNLSNRGHSAADVKNGIRILKERGVETGMHLMVGLPGDTESRFKYTVDETIALHPDTVRIHPTIVFSDTALAESYRNGDYRPMTIGDAIEYCKYALMKFEEADITVIRLGLQTTREMEEDGSIVAGPFHPAFRSLVEGSIFLDMASSLLERTRIRDKEITFTLSPGDVS